A stretch of DNA from Synergistaceae bacterium:
AAATCGACGAACAGGTCCTCCTGGATGAAAACGACGGCGTAACCCTGCCGGGCCAGGTCCTCTAAGACCTGCTCGAAACGCTCTCGCCTGTCCAGAACCACGGGTTTCACCCCCACGGCCTGAAACGGCAGCACCATCTCGTAGTCACCGATGGCCGCCATGGGCATTGCTCCTCCAAGGGAATTTTTATCGAGCATGGCTCAACAACCTCCTTGCGAATTCGCGATTCAGCCCGTTGGCGACGCAGACCAGGGCGATGCGGAGATTGCGCGCTTCCTCCTCCTTGCGCAGGAGGTACAAGATGACGTTTTCCGGCGTCGAGCCATATTTTGCTCCTTCCAGAACACGGATCAGGTAAGCGTCCAGGGCTTTGGAAAGCTCTGAGAGGGTCGCCTGAACGTCCGACCGATCCTGGGTGGTCTCCAGAGCGGCGCCGATGTTGGTATAAGACAGGCTCTTGCTCCAGGACTCCAGGGGTTCGCTCAACAGTTTCGCCACGTCGTTGGGACGAAGGGTGCCACCTTCGTGAAAAAAGGGAAGGGCCGCGCCTGCGTCATAGTTCATACGCTGAAGCCGCACGGCGTTCCGAAGGTTTTCCACGTCGATTTTGTGCGCCACCCAGCACGAGATTGCCGGTGTGTTCAGTTTTTTTCCCAGTTCCTCCGCCAGGGAGCCCATCGCCGCGAACAAGTGTTCGTCCAGAAGGATCTCCACCTGTTGTGGGTTTTTCGTCTGCTCCCATATCGACCAGCAACGCGGGATCATGTCTCCCAAGCCATAAGGCAGAAAGCCGTATTCCTCGCCCTCGATAGCCATGATCAGACTCTCCGTATTCACGGTTCCCAGCT
This window harbors:
- a CDS encoding V-type ATP synthase subunit F — its product is MLDKNSLGGAMPMAAIGDYEMVLPFQAVGVKPVVLDRRERFEQVLEDLARQGYAVVFIQEDLFVDFTRKVEEINDSYDTSVLPLPGITGSTGAGLASIRNSVEKAVGMDIFAER
- a CDS encoding V-type ATPase subunit, which gives rise to MSVSYVYAVARLRAMENRFLDASFFSRLIDSATLEDALKSLGETVYAQWLNPSETQDAGGFDRIIDNELIATCDELRQFIPDRELLDICRMPYDFNNIKVILKSLFKARDGGERRYDLLSKLGTVNTESLIMAIEGEEYGFLPYGLGDMIPRCWSIWEQTKNPQQVEILLDEHLFAAMGSLAEELGKKLNTPAISCWVAHKIDVENLRNAVRLQRMNYDAGAALPFFHEGGTLRPNDVAKLLSEPLESWSKSLSYTNIGAALETTQDRSDVQATLSELSKALDAYLIRVLEGAKYGSTPENVILYLLRKEEEARNLRIALVCVANGLNREFARRLLSHAR